A section of the Nitrospirota bacterium genome encodes:
- a CDS encoding tetratricopeptide repeat protein, which yields MMPTANLWQAPGQQEQKTPVVSVLRVEDAVTNLEQQKDPKSLGQDVSHWGFLMLVPLRHDTNQYRADRHRAEVIQDGVTAGLSKMGLSAMARTETGLDQVRSLPEGHLVLHAKLRSFAVTNDLSLIIVLIANAGHLDKIKANVVMDCQLFQPGQATPLWQGTIEGKAELAMHEYSDVEIAQNVRWNQERSTVVRDAIEDAVGNLIAKSGIRQLSAKLQGEAQTRMLAKVQERETSGDLQGTLLLYMQAYRSAMGLEQTSSTLAGIARVLRKMPSKPALPEEARKFGVQATSLVERKRYEEAVALYKKALEIAPWWAEGHFNRALVLANQNRFHEAIAGMKHFVLLTPDSADARAAQDKLYEWELETNSHGTVGSDQRSQVPGSTEETMRQTGDALNTLGESVGQSRSVFGATTGSLKK from the coding sequence ATGATGCCAACAGCGAATCTGTGGCAGGCTCCCGGTCAACAAGAACAAAAGACCCCGGTGGTGTCGGTGCTGCGTGTGGAAGATGCCGTTACGAATCTTGAACAGCAAAAGGATCCAAAGTCGCTGGGACAAGATGTCTCGCATTGGGGATTTTTGATGCTAGTGCCACTCCGTCACGATACCAATCAGTATCGGGCCGATCGACACCGGGCGGAGGTCATCCAAGATGGGGTGACGGCTGGCCTGAGTAAAATGGGCCTGTCGGCAATGGCTCGCACCGAAACAGGCCTGGATCAGGTTCGTTCGCTGCCGGAAGGGCATTTGGTACTTCACGCGAAGCTCCGTTCGTTTGCGGTCACAAACGATCTGTCCTTAATTATTGTGTTGATCGCCAATGCTGGCCACTTGGACAAAATTAAGGCGAATGTGGTGATGGATTGCCAGCTATTCCAGCCAGGCCAAGCCACACCATTGTGGCAGGGAACTATTGAAGGAAAGGCCGAATTGGCGATGCATGAGTATAGTGATGTGGAAATCGCTCAGAACGTGAGGTGGAACCAAGAGCGTAGCACTGTCGTGCGTGACGCCATTGAGGATGCCGTGGGGAATCTGATTGCTAAATCTGGAATCCGGCAGCTCAGCGCCAAACTGCAAGGAGAGGCGCAGACCCGCATGCTGGCGAAAGTACAGGAACGAGAGACATCCGGTGATCTTCAGGGAACGCTTTTGCTCTACATGCAAGCCTACCGTTCTGCAATGGGCCTGGAACAGACTTCATCCACACTCGCAGGCATCGCACGGGTATTGCGGAAGATGCCGAGCAAGCCAGCCCTGCCGGAGGAAGCGCGCAAGTTCGGCGTACAAGCGACGAGTCTCGTAGAGAGGAAACGGTATGAAGAAGCCGTGGCTCTCTACAAGAAAGCCTTGGAGATTGCACCCTGGTGGGCCGAGGGCCATTTCAATCGAGCCTTGGTGCTCGCCAACCAGAATCGCTTCCACGAAGCGATAGCTGGAATGAAGCATTTTGTCCTCCTGACGCCAGATAGCGCCGATGCCCGGGCGGCCCAGGACAAGCTCTATGAGTGGGAGCTAGAAACCAATAGCCATGGCACTGTGGGCTCAGACCAGCGGTCGCAAGTGCCAGGATCCACAGAGGAGACTATGCGGCAAACCGGTGACGCTTTGAATACGCTTGGAGAATCGGTGGGTCAATCGAGAAGCGTCTTCGGAGCGACAACGGGATCTCTCAAGAAGTAG